CGTAAACTTCGAAGGCAAAATCGAAATGCACAATTTGAATTAATACATATGGACGAATTTATCGATGAATTGTTACGGGAGGAACGAGTGTGTGATGTAATATTACCGCGAATTCAAAAACGACATGTACTTGAAGAGAATAATGAAATAGAACCAAAAATTTCGGCTTTAGATGATGATTTAGACGAAGAAATGGttagtgatgatgatgatgctAAAGTCGAACAAAAATACTCTTTAGATGAAGTACATCATTCTAAAAATAAAGAAGAGAGAAGTAATCACAGAGAAGAAAAACGTGAAAAAGAACGAGATCGTGAGCGTGAAAGAAGGCATAAGGAGAGAGAACATCGTTCAGAAAAGAAACATAGGGAGAAAGAAAAAGAAAGAGATCGTAGCCGAGAACGTCGTCGAGAAAAACGAGAAAGAGAGAATCGTGGCCACAGAGATACTCGGGAAGATGACAGAGAACGAAGAAGAGATAGGGAGAACAGAGATCGtagatattaatttaatgtaCCGTGtggaattattcaaataaattttttataaaactaattatttattgttaattttttacagtcGTTCTCataatctataaaattaacagataatgaaatgaatttttaaagtaaatctaattgaattattattaggGAATCTTTAAAGAGGGACTTTATAGACAAACCCTGTTACTTGGAAAAGTACTTTTAAGAGACCTTCAAAATCATTTACAAGTATCGAAAGGATTGaaatatattcttttcataTCTCGTTTAGGGTTGCCATCTCTCCAGATTTGATCTGGAGACTCCCGAAATCGTGCAGTCTCTCCCGACTTTCgatatcaatataaattattcttaaattttaaattatagaaaaaataaattcacaaaatgTCGAACAGTTTCAAAAAGGCGAACTCCCAATTTCGTGGTTTATCTCCCGACTTCACGGAACTTTGAAGTGTCCATTCTTGAATTTCAAGTCACGCGATATTTGCACAAACCTCCTTCTGTTTTTTGCACATTTTGTTTTCGGTTGCTTTAGCGCTAGATTCACCGGTAGATCGGTAGATTATAGGAGTGgcaaaattttagaattatgGAGAAAAAATAAATGCCGACGACCAAATTCTCAGTGTAGGGGGTCAATAAATGACAGAAAAACTATAATACAGCCGATAATTGAGCGTGATAACCGATGGCGTAGTTTATTGTTAAAAACCAGTCAGATACGCAATAGGGGGGTTGCAATTTGACGTTAAaactatttccaaaaattaaaattgaaaatttctagtttgaatgtacatagaaaatttagaaggacaataaaaataaaagaatttaatttaaaataatatttttaattcgaaattaGAATGCTACATGGTAGCAAAATTAAGACAGATTTTATTTACAGAAGTTTTTCATCAACAAATTTATACAAtccaataaacattaaaatacttttatttattttattaataaaataactatacgAAAATAACGAtgtaatagaataatttttaattaacattaatttaaaaggtGGGGgcattcattataaatattttatcttcttcttttttaatccattttaatattttattaactgcATTTATTGCTGTAGGTTTATCGATAAGGGGttcaaaaataacatataattcAAAACCTGTTGTTaactgaaacaaaaaacaaaaacttgttattaataaatcaatgcaagattattaataaatcaaaaaaaaatactataaattaggaagttgatcttcataaaaaaaccaacatttttcatctaatcgatttttttcgaaaaacgtcagCTTTTataggaaatgcgacttaaaacaagtgaaaacaaacaattgattgagttaactgttgaaataccatgcatagacagtgttgatgacatcacattgcacatacatgcatgccacacatacataactgatattcccataattacaaacaatacaatttacgctctcacgggtaaacagtgatacttacgaaaaaatgtttcaaacaaaagttggttatttttgtataaggaatattttttacatttaaacttttgttctatctctaacggtttactagatgggtcctacggacccaagacacaattgacctatgttgcacatttacgaactcgacctcactttttacatcctgagtacgctataaaaatttcagcttgatatctcttttggtttttgagtaaTGGTGATGACAGGcggatagacgacagacagacagacaaacaaccggaaatggactaattaggtgattttatgaaaacctaaacttaatatacctttcgactaaacttaatataccttgtatatttcatatatacatggtataaaatatgtcattattgcatttaatcgaaagaaaaaacgccaactacggaaaaatgctttagccaaaataTTATACTCACCCAGCCtaaaattgattctttttcTAATTGCTGATAAATTAACTTTAACGGCCTAACAACACCATGTAATTTTGAATTCATTCCTAAATAAAGAGTATGAAGTCGTTTCTTTTCCGATTCAATTGTATATGGTGGTAAAACTGCAGGACTATAAAATTGCGCCGTTGATttacatttatacaaaaaatgtcTTACTTCCGGTACACCAGGTACactaaaattacctaatttacgattcattgattcatttatcgGCTCTAAACAATTAGATCTACGtaatttatcaacaattttttgttttgcttcaGATAGTGAAAAGAAAACATCACGATCGACCGTTAATAGTAATAAACATGCTTGACAGTCTTCGGCGAGATATGATACATGACCATGAAGAAATCCACTTGCATCGAATTTTGGTAAACAGATTGGTGTCCAACTTTCAGCGGTTTTAAATGATTCAGatgaatttactaaattaaatatcaaatgtaAATCTGCCGGAtgaattatatactttttcatTCGAACTAATGTTACAAGTTCATTTCTTGCCAATAAAATAGCAAATActaaattctgtaaaaaaaaaaagaaaatattaaactttataaaattttaatgaatataaacaaGTACTGAATGTTTTTTAgagatttgttttttaaaattggacACACTTTTCTAACAGCAGCCATTTTAACAGCTGATATATGGTCATTTCGTTTTCTATTTCATAACGGGCAATTCTGTATAAGGCAATACTCAAACCTATCTGGACATACGGTATACAGCTATGGGGGACAGCCTCACATTCTAACATTGAAATAATACAGAGGTTTCAGAACAAAATGTTAAGAATGGTAACAAAAGCACCCTGGTATGTCACAAATGAGCAATTACACCACGATTTAAAGGTCAATACAATCAATAAGGAAATCTTACACCATACAAAAACCTACAACTATATCTAGTCACTATGTTCGCGAATGTCACTATCCTGGaagttttagaatatttctCAGACTTACTATAACCTAACCTTCCGTCTTGTTTTGGTAAACTGTACCATGTGTGAGACTGTACTGAAGtatttgaattgtttaaaatgagtGATGGTATCAGTACTCTAAATTAAGAAAAGAGAAAGAAGAGAAGTTGAAAAATGATGATTCATCGAGAAAAATCAACGACTTTTTCAAATCGTCAACAAAAGAGGTTGAATT
The Chrysoperla carnea chromosome 4, inChrCarn1.1, whole genome shotgun sequence genome window above contains:
- the LOC123298035 gene encoding pre-mRNA-splicing factor 38; protein product: MANRTVKDAKCVHGTNPQYLIEKIIRSRIYDSKYWKEECFALTAELLVDKAMEIRYIGGVSGGNIKPCPFLCLTLKMLQIQPEKDIVVEFIKNEEFKYVRALGAFYMRLTGTSLDCYKYLEPLFNDNRKLRRQNRNAQFELIHMDEFIDELLREERVCDVILPRIQKRHVLEENNEIEPKISALDDDLDEEMVSDDDDAKVEQKYSLDEVHHSKNKEERSNHREEKREKERDRERERRHKEREHRSEKKHREKEKERDRSRERRREKRERENRGHRDTREDDRERRRDRENRDRRY